The following proteins come from a genomic window of Paenibacillus sp. CAA11:
- a CDS encoding glycoside hydrolase family 32 protein, producing MLTAGSEHSLRPVYHFTTPDKWKNDPQRPIYLDGKYHYYYLYNRDYPKGNGTEWRHATSLDLVHWKDEGVAIPKYTTKNGDPWSGSVVLDESGSAGFGKGALVAVVTQPSANGKQEQYLWYSTDRGRTFKIYGDRPVLANPGTKDFRDPKVIWDARSQKWVMALAEGTKIGFYESANLKKWSYTGSFQTHHIGLVECPDLYRMRADDGTDKWVLGVSANGLSSGKPNTYAYWTGDFNSQEFIPDQREPEWLDYGFDWYAAVSFEDGTSGDKLDHRYALAWMNNWNYAHSTPTLKEGFNGMDSIVREIKLRRSAAGSYSLVSSPIDALKESVVSENTFEPIHVNGSYPLQTSGFSYQLDADISWTQLKNVGLRVRESTDGSRHADVGVFTAGGYAYVNRTFTGHPDKDRRYVESQAPFRPEANKVHLKVLVDKTSIEVFVDDGYVVLSNVIYPEWNDLGITLYTEGGSATFSNLVIKHFAKP from the coding sequence ATGTTGACAGCTGGATCAGAACACAGCCTGCGGCCGGTGTATCATTTTACAACGCCCGATAAATGGAAAAACGATCCTCAGCGACCTATCTATCTGGATGGGAAATATCATTATTATTATTTATACAATCGGGATTACCCTAAGGGAAACGGTACCGAATGGCGGCACGCAACTTCCCTCGACCTGGTTCACTGGAAGGATGAAGGGGTGGCTATACCCAAGTATACGACTAAAAACGGTGACCCTTGGTCAGGCTCGGTTGTCTTAGATGAATCGGGTTCAGCAGGCTTTGGCAAGGGGGCGCTGGTTGCTGTTGTAACGCAGCCGTCTGCAAACGGGAAACAGGAGCAATATTTGTGGTACAGCACAGACCGTGGGAGAACTTTTAAAATATATGGTGACAGACCGGTATTAGCGAATCCAGGAACTAAAGATTTTAGGGATCCCAAGGTGATATGGGATGCTCGCTCGCAAAAATGGGTGATGGCTTTGGCTGAAGGGACTAAGATCGGTTTCTATGAGTCTGCCAATTTGAAAAAATGGAGTTATACTGGGAGTTTCCAGACCCATCATATTGGGCTGGTAGAATGTCCTGATCTTTATAGGATGAGAGCGGACGACGGAACCGATAAATGGGTGCTGGGAGTTAGCGCTAATGGCCTTTCATCGGGGAAACCCAATACTTACGCTTACTGGACAGGAGACTTTAATAGCCAAGAATTTATTCCGGATCAGCGTGAGCCTGAGTGGCTGGATTATGGATTTGACTGGTATGCCGCAGTTTCGTTTGAAGATGGTACAAGCGGTGATAAGCTCGATCACCGTTATGCGTTAGCCTGGATGAATAATTGGAATTATGCGCACAGTACGCCCACACTAAAGGAAGGCTTTAACGGTATGGACTCGATTGTACGCGAGATCAAGCTTAGGCGATCGGCGGCAGGCAGCTATTCACTGGTATCTAGCCCCATAGATGCCTTAAAGGAGTCCGTAGTCTCGGAAAACACCTTCGAACCGATTCATGTTAACGGTTCTTATCCTCTTCAAACTTCAGGCTTCTCTTATCAGCTGGATGCCGATATTTCCTGGACACAGCTCAAAAATGTAGGACTCAGGGTCCGAGAATCGACAGACGGGAGTCGTCATGCCGATGTCGGAGTTTTTACGGCAGGCGGATATGCATACGTTAACAGGACCTTTACTGGGCATCCAGACAAGGACAGACGCTATGTAGAGAGCCAAGCTCCATTTCGCCCCGAAGCGAATAAGGTGCATCTAAAAGTTTTAGTGGATAAGACAAGTATAGAGGTTTTTGTCGATGATGGTTACGTAGTATTGTCCAATGTCATCTATCCCGAATGGAACGACCTGGGTATAACCCTATATACTGAAGGAGGATCAGCGACATTTAGTAACCTCGTAATAAAGCATTTTGCAAAACCATGA